One Sphaerisporangium krabiense DNA segment encodes these proteins:
- the coaE gene encoding dephospho-CoA kinase, translating into MLKVGLTGGIGSGKSEVSRRLAGHGAVVIDADRIAREVVEPGTGGLAEVVAAFGPGVLREDGTLDRERLGRVVFSDPGELARLNAIVHPRVGERMAELQRRAPDGAVVVYDVPLLAENGLAPTYDVVIVVDAADEVRLDRLTARRGMTREDALARIRAQASREDRLKIADIVVVNEAGLGELDARVAEVWTELLARRDA; encoded by the coding sequence GTGCTGAAGGTCGGGCTGACGGGCGGGATCGGATCCGGGAAGAGCGAGGTGTCCCGGCGCCTCGCCGGGCACGGCGCGGTGGTGATCGACGCCGACCGGATCGCCCGCGAGGTCGTCGAGCCGGGCACCGGCGGCCTGGCCGAGGTCGTCGCGGCGTTCGGCCCCGGCGTGCTGCGCGAGGACGGCACTCTGGACCGCGAGCGGCTCGGCCGGGTCGTCTTCTCCGACCCCGGCGAGCTCGCCCGCCTCAACGCCATCGTGCATCCCCGGGTGGGCGAGCGCATGGCCGAGCTCCAGCGGCGGGCCCCGGACGGCGCGGTCGTGGTGTACGACGTGCCGCTGCTCGCCGAGAACGGCCTGGCCCCCACCTACGACGTGGTCATCGTGGTCGACGCGGCCGACGAGGTCCGCCTCGACCGGCTGACCGCCCGGCGCGGCATGACCCGCGAGGACGCCCTGGCCCGGATCAGGGCCCAGGCCTCCAGGGAGGACCGTCTGAAGATCGCCGACATCGTCGTGGTGAACGAGGCCGGCCTCGGCGAGCTGGACGCCCGCGTGGCCGAGGTGTGGACGGAGCTGCTGGCCCGCCGCGACGCCTGA
- a CDS encoding GNAT family N-acetyltransferase: MTRIERASPEDAGEILTLQRAAYVTEAQLYGDPFIPPLVESLEQMRAAIGGGTVLKALGGGRIVGAVRGQMADRTAVIGRLVVAPDHQGRGLGTALLAAIESELGTRAAAFGLFTGHLSEGNLRLYRRLGYRETRRERVHEHLTLVHMRKPAPAAP, from the coding sequence GTGACGCGGATCGAACGGGCTTCGCCCGAGGACGCCGGAGAGATCCTCACCCTCCAGCGCGCCGCCTACGTGACCGAGGCCCAGCTCTACGGAGACCCCTTCATCCCCCCGCTCGTCGAGTCGCTGGAGCAGATGCGCGCCGCGATCGGCGGCGGCACGGTGCTGAAGGCGCTCGGCGGCGGCCGGATCGTCGGCGCGGTGCGCGGCCAGATGGCCGACCGCACGGCCGTCATCGGACGGCTGGTGGTGGCCCCCGACCACCAGGGACGCGGCCTCGGCACCGCCCTGCTCGCGGCGATCGAGAGCGAGCTCGGCACGCGCGCTGCGGCGTTCGGCCTGTTCACCGGCCACCTCTCGGAGGGCAACCTGCGGCTGTACCGCCGCCTCGGGTACCGCGAGACCCGGCGCGAGCGCGTCCACGAGCACCTGACGCTCGTCCACATGCGCAAGCCCGCCCCGGCCGCTCCCTGA
- a CDS encoding polysaccharide deacetylase family protein — MIVAAVVLLVYPLGGDDEPTTGQVAAPSPQPSPTATPSREPQRASAESARRVRANELGMVPVLMYHRILPKPIASIDRTPSQLRRELERLAKGGYVPITAAQYASGAIDVPAGAHPVVLSFDDGHPSHFALGPDGAPKPDTVVGVLYDVAARYPGFRPVATFWINKYPFGLRDRERQAQAVRWLVEHGFEVANHTYSHPDLWRLRTKKVSEAIVRGERLVTSLGAPPSYTFALPYGSRPKKRSAARKGKWDGTSYAYHAVFMAGSEPSISPYAKAFDPYNIPRIQSNGKKGECRRWCSEYWLGWLDKHPDRRYTSDGDPTRVSMPRRFQGKIQAKLREAMIVY; from the coding sequence ATGATCGTCGCAGCGGTCGTGCTGCTCGTCTACCCCCTGGGCGGTGACGACGAGCCGACCACGGGACAGGTCGCCGCGCCGTCTCCCCAGCCCTCGCCCACCGCGACGCCCAGCCGCGAGCCGCAGCGCGCCTCGGCCGAGTCCGCCCGCCGGGTCCGGGCCAACGAGCTCGGCATGGTGCCGGTGCTGATGTACCACCGCATCCTGCCCAAGCCGATCGCCTCGATCGACCGCACCCCGAGCCAGCTGCGCCGCGAGCTGGAGCGGCTGGCCAAGGGCGGGTACGTGCCGATCACCGCCGCCCAGTACGCCTCCGGCGCGATCGACGTCCCGGCCGGCGCCCACCCGGTCGTGCTGTCCTTCGACGACGGGCATCCCTCGCACTTCGCCCTCGGTCCGGACGGCGCCCCGAAGCCGGACACGGTGGTCGGGGTGCTCTACGACGTCGCGGCCAGGTACCCCGGCTTCCGCCCCGTGGCCACGTTCTGGATCAACAAGTACCCCTTCGGCCTGCGCGACCGCGAGCGGCAGGCGCAGGCCGTGCGCTGGCTGGTGGAGCACGGCTTCGAGGTGGCCAACCACACCTACTCCCACCCCGACCTGTGGCGGCTGCGCACCAAGAAGGTGAGCGAGGCGATCGTGCGCGGCGAGCGGCTGGTGACCTCGCTCGGCGCGCCGCCGTCGTACACCTTCGCCCTGCCCTACGGCAGCCGGCCGAAGAAGAGGTCGGCCGCGCGCAAGGGGAAGTGGGACGGGACCTCCTACGCCTACCACGCGGTGTTCATGGCCGGGTCGGAACCGTCGATTTCGCCGTACGCGAAGGCGTTCGATCCGTATAACATCCCAAGAATCCAGTCGAACGGTAAAAAAGGGGAATGCCGCCGATGGTGCTCCGAGTACTGGCTCGGATGGCTCGACAAGCACCCGGACAGGCGGTATACCTCCGACGGCGACCCCACACGCGTCTCCATGCCCCGTCGATTTCAGGGTAAGATCCAGGCAAAGCTCCGCGAGGCGATGATCGTCTATTAG
- the rpsA gene encoding 30S ribosomal protein S1: protein MTSSTEATSNTPQVAVNDIGSEEAFLAAIDETIKYFNDGDIVEGTVVKVDRDEVLLDIGYKTEGVIPSRELSIKHDVDPAEVVEVGEHVEALVLQKEDKEGRLILSKKRAQYERAWGTIEKIKDEDGIVTGTVIEVVKGGLILDIGLRGFLPASLVEMRRVRDLQPYVGRELEAKIIELDKNRNNVVLSRRAWLEQTQSEVRQTFLNTLQKGQVRKGVVSSIVNFGAFVDLGGVDGLVHVSELSWKHIDHPSEVVEVGQEVTVEVLDVDMERERVSLSLKATQEDPWQQFARTHQIGQVVPGRVTKLVPFGAFVRVEEGIEGLVHISELAERHVEIPEQVVQVGDEIFVKIIDIDLDRRRISLSLKQANEGAIGADVEFDPTLYGMAATYDEQGNYIYPDGFDPETGEWLEGFEKQREEWERQYAEAQTRFEAHKSQVEKARQEEAQAAGATGYSGESAAQQGGGGTSPAAGALASDEALAALREKLAGGQS from the coding sequence ATGACGAGCAGCACCGAGGCCACCTCGAACACCCCGCAGGTAGCGGTCAACGACATCGGTTCCGAGGAGGCCTTCCTCGCCGCGATCGACGAGACCATCAAGTACTTCAACGACGGCGACATCGTCGAAGGCACCGTCGTCAAGGTCGATCGAGACGAGGTCTTGCTCGACATCGGCTACAAGACCGAGGGCGTCATCCCCTCGCGTGAGCTCTCGATCAAGCACGATGTCGACCCGGCCGAGGTCGTCGAGGTCGGGGAGCACGTTGAGGCGCTTGTCCTTCAGAAGGAGGACAAGGAAGGCCGCCTCATCCTGTCCAAGAAGCGCGCCCAGTACGAGCGCGCCTGGGGCACGATCGAGAAGATCAAGGACGAGGACGGCATCGTCACCGGCACGGTCATCGAGGTCGTCAAGGGCGGTCTCATCCTCGACATCGGCCTGCGCGGCTTCCTGCCCGCCTCGCTGGTCGAGATGCGCCGCGTCCGCGACCTGCAGCCGTACGTCGGCCGCGAGCTCGAGGCGAAGATCATAGAGCTGGACAAGAACCGCAACAACGTGGTCCTGTCCCGCCGCGCCTGGCTGGAGCAGACCCAGTCCGAGGTCCGCCAGACCTTCCTCAACACCCTGCAGAAGGGTCAGGTCCGCAAGGGCGTCGTCTCCTCGATCGTCAACTTCGGCGCCTTCGTCGACCTCGGCGGTGTGGACGGTCTGGTCCACGTCTCCGAGCTGTCCTGGAAGCACATCGACCACCCCTCCGAGGTCGTCGAGGTCGGCCAGGAGGTCACGGTCGAGGTGCTGGACGTCGACATGGAGCGCGAGCGGGTCTCGCTGTCGCTCAAGGCGACCCAGGAGGACCCCTGGCAGCAGTTCGCCCGCACGCACCAGATCGGCCAGGTCGTTCCCGGCCGGGTCACCAAGCTGGTGCCGTTCGGCGCGTTCGTCCGGGTCGAGGAGGGCATCGAGGGCCTGGTCCACATCTCCGAGCTGGCCGAGCGCCACGTGGAGATCCCGGAGCAGGTCGTCCAGGTCGGCGACGAGATCTTCGTCAAGATCATCGACATCGACCTCGACCGCCGTCGCATCTCGCTGTCGCTGAAGCAGGCCAACGAGGGCGCGATCGGCGCCGACGTCGAGTTCGACCCCACGCTGTACGGCATGGCGGCGACCTACGACGAGCAGGGCAACTACATCTACCCCGACGGTTTCGACCCCGAGACCGGCGAGTGGCTCGAGGGCTTCGAGAAGCAGCGCGAGGAGTGGGAGCGGCAGTACGCCGAGGCCCAGACCCGCTTCGAGGCCCACAAGTCGCAGGTGGAGAAGGCCCGTCAGGAAGAGGCCCAGGCCGCCGGCGCGACCGGCTACTCGGGCGAGTCGGCCGCCCAGCAGGGCGGGGGCGGCACGTCCCCGGCCGCGGGCGCCCTGGCCTCGGACGAGGCCCTGGCCGCGCTCCGCGAGAAGCTCGCGGGCGGCCAGAGCTGA